From the genome of Colwellia psychrerythraea 34H, one region includes:
- a CDS encoding polyamine ABC transporter substrate-binding protein, whose amino-acid sequence MRLFKKATVTAMALISAGIFVGSVSASEEQVVKMYNWSDYVAEDTLENFRKETGIRVIYDVFDSNEVLEAKLLSGRSGYDIVVPSNSFLTKQIKAGVYSKLNRDQLTNHSNLDPELMSKLQTADPGNQHAVPYLWGTNGIGYNVAQVKAALGDDAPTDSLELIFNPKYAEKLGKCGLAVLDSPDEMIPQALLYLGLNPNSHKASDYKAAGKLLAEIRPHITYFHSSRYITDLANGDICVAYGFSGDVFQAKARAEEAGNGHIIEYKIPKEGANLWFDMLAIPKDAPNKENAHKFVNYLLRPDVIAGITNYVAYANGNVASTKLIDKEVRENPAIYPSDDVINNLYIQEVRPLKAQRAMTRVWTGVKTGR is encoded by the coding sequence ATGAGACTTTTTAAAAAAGCAACAGTAACAGCAATGGCATTGATAAGTGCCGGAATATTTGTGGGTAGCGTTAGTGCTAGTGAAGAACAAGTAGTCAAAATGTATAACTGGTCCGATTATGTTGCCGAAGATACATTGGAAAATTTTAGAAAAGAAACCGGAATTCGGGTTATTTACGACGTATTCGACAGTAATGAGGTACTAGAAGCTAAACTACTTTCAGGTCGCTCTGGCTATGATATTGTGGTGCCGTCAAACAGCTTCTTGACCAAACAAATTAAAGCGGGTGTGTATAGTAAACTAAACCGTGATCAGTTAACTAACCATAGTAACCTAGATCCTGAATTAATGAGCAAGTTGCAAACAGCCGATCCAGGCAATCAACATGCGGTTCCTTACTTATGGGGCACCAATGGTATTGGTTATAATGTTGCTCAAGTTAAAGCTGCATTAGGCGATGACGCACCGACTGATTCTCTAGAGCTTATTTTTAACCCTAAATATGCTGAAAAATTGGGGAAGTGTGGTCTAGCCGTTCTTGATTCGCCAGATGAAATGATTCCACAGGCACTGCTCTATTTAGGACTCAATCCAAATAGCCACAAGGCAAGTGACTATAAAGCGGCGGGTAAATTGTTAGCTGAAATACGTCCTCATATTACTTACTTCCATTCTTCACGTTACATTACAGATTTAGCCAATGGCGATATCTGTGTTGCTTATGGATTCTCTGGTGATGTATTCCAAGCTAAAGCACGTGCAGAAGAAGCTGGAAATGGTCACATCATTGAGTATAAAATTCCTAAAGAAGGAGCGAATCTTTGGTTTGATATGTTAGCCATCCCTAAAGATGCGCCGAACAAAGAAAATGCTCATAAGTTTGTTAATTACCTACTACGACCGGACGTCATTGCAGGCATAACTAACTATGTTGCCTATGCAAACGGTAACGTGGCATCGACGAAATTAATCGATAAAGAAGTTCGTGAAAACCCTGCCATTTATCCTTCTGACGATGTAATTAATAATTTGTATATCCAAGAAGTTCGTCCATTGAAAGCGCAGCGTGCTATGACCCGCGTTTGGACAGGGGTGAAAACTGGTCGTTAA
- a CDS encoding alpha/beta hydrolase gives MMKIANKYTILLLWLVSTLSFAQGQQDCLSIQGDYVSLIESGKYRFANEVEGELLAHIDFKKLSSYQEYLTNAYQVVVNKNPRANMPCPIVTETYQQLAKKNLWSKTPKISQLVAPFELTQNNNDKAILLIHGLTDSPFSFHDLSQFFYQQGFTVRTLLLPGHGVAPSELLNTDYQAWQQAATFAIDQTLNDYQQVYLGGLSTGGALIFNYLMQQKQVDEKIKGLFMWSPATKAKSDLAWLAQYIDGIPFVDWIDLDADIDFAKYESFPYNAGAQVHALMNLVVGEGANASRQMHDIPLFVVASEHDQTIDTAHTLQLVQQWQLASPQEQMKKSVLIYYGDNNKLPKKLVDVMEVIVPECSAESLCNEIFDVAHIATTNSPDNPHYGVNGQYRNCGHYVTDAPRYKACKHNKQVIKGEVTAMNLTRDLPMQRLTYNPYYQEMLEAMTTFLKATK, from the coding sequence ATGATGAAAATTGCCAATAAGTACACGATATTACTACTGTGGTTGGTAAGTACCTTGTCATTTGCCCAAGGACAGCAAGATTGCCTGAGTATTCAAGGTGATTATGTTTCTCTCATTGAATCAGGCAAGTATCGCTTCGCAAATGAGGTGGAAGGTGAGCTTTTAGCACACATTGATTTTAAAAAGCTATCTAGTTATCAAGAGTATCTGACGAATGCTTACCAGGTTGTCGTTAATAAAAATCCTCGAGCAAATATGCCTTGTCCGATTGTTACTGAGACCTACCAACAATTAGCGAAAAAAAATCTATGGTCAAAAACACCAAAGATAAGCCAGTTGGTTGCTCCATTTGAATTAACTCAAAATAATAACGATAAAGCCATTTTACTTATTCATGGCTTAACTGATTCACCCTTTTCTTTTCATGACCTTAGCCAGTTTTTCTATCAACAGGGTTTTACGGTACGTACCTTGTTATTGCCTGGCCATGGCGTCGCACCTTCAGAATTACTTAATACTGATTACCAAGCGTGGCAGCAAGCGGCAACATTCGCCATTGATCAAACGTTAAATGATTATCAACAAGTGTACCTTGGCGGCTTGTCTACTGGCGGAGCACTTATTTTTAATTACTTGATGCAGCAAAAACAGGTTGATGAAAAAATTAAAGGCCTCTTTATGTGGTCGCCTGCCACAAAGGCAAAAAGTGACTTAGCTTGGTTAGCTCAATATATTGATGGTATCCCTTTTGTTGATTGGATTGATTTAGATGCTGATATTGATTTTGCCAAATATGAGTCATTCCCCTATAACGCGGGGGCACAGGTTCACGCCTTAATGAATCTTGTTGTGGGAGAGGGGGCAAACGCAAGTCGACAAATGCATGATATCCCACTGTTTGTTGTGGCGAGTGAACATGACCAAACCATAGATACTGCACATACCTTACAGCTAGTTCAGCAGTGGCAGTTAGCATCACCGCAAGAGCAGATGAAAAAAAGTGTGTTGATTTATTATGGTGATAACAACAAGCTGCCGAAAAAATTAGTTGATGTGATGGAAGTGATTGTGCCTGAATGTTCAGCTGAGAGCTTATGTAATGAAATTTTTGATGTTGCTCACATTGCAACAACGAATTCTCCAGATAACCCACATTATGGTGTTAATGGCCAATATAGAAACTGTGGTCACTATGTTACAGATGCTCCGCGTTATAAAGCATGTAAACATAATAAACAGGTTATTAAGGGAGAAGTTACCGCAATGAACCTTACGCGTGATTTGCCAATGCAACGATTGACTTACAATCCGTATTATCAAGAAATGCTGGAAGCGATGACAACGTTTTTAAAAGCGACTAAATAG
- a CDS encoding YceH family protein: MITLSAEQCRIIGVMLEKETTTPEQYPLSLNGITTGCNQKSNRDPVMSLSESDVQNLVDELVQMNQLMVDQKASTRVNKYFHRFCDTEFGNLKFTPQQRAVICVLFLRGPQTPGELRTRTNRLADFADVSEVDNTLTQLQDLNGLTLVRKLEREPGKRESRYVHLLSDVDESSFTQAVTTQTEVVLSEEQTSLTQRVTELEQQVASLTEQINCITELLNDD, from the coding sequence ATGATTACACTTTCCGCAGAACAATGCCGCATTATTGGCGTAATGCTTGAAAAAGAAACCACCACGCCTGAGCAATATCCTCTTTCTTTAAATGGTATTACAACTGGCTGTAATCAAAAGAGTAATCGTGATCCGGTGATGTCACTATCAGAAAGTGACGTGCAAAACCTAGTTGATGAACTCGTGCAAATGAATCAATTAATGGTTGACCAAAAAGCATCGACTCGCGTTAATAAATATTTTCATCGTTTTTGTGATACCGAATTTGGTAATTTGAAATTTACGCCTCAACAACGCGCCGTTATTTGTGTTCTATTTTTAAGAGGCCCGCAAACGCCTGGTGAATTGAGAACGCGTACTAATAGATTGGCTGACTTTGCTGACGTGAGTGAGGTTGATAACACCTTAACTCAGTTGCAGGACTTAAATGGCCTGACCTTGGTCAGAAAACTAGAACGTGAACCCGGTAAAAGAGAATCTCGTTACGTACATTTGCTTTCAGATGTTGATGAAAGCAGTTTCACCCAAGCTGTCACGACTCAAACTGAAGTAGTGCTTTCAGAAGAACAAACATCACTCACGCAGAGAGTAACCGAGTTAGAGCAACAAGTTGCTTCATTAACAGAGCAAATCAATTGCATAACTGAATTGTTGAATGATGATTAA
- a CDS encoding thioredoxin family protein: MRIFTTFVISLSLLLSSIATANTSAPVITPNLPAYSKIYDDQRDPFKDAAAALTLAQETNRQVLIEIGGNWCSWCHKMDAFLAKNPDVYEALHSQYVLLKISVSDSNENNDFMKSLPPVLGYPHMYVSTAQGKMILSKDTAELLTGNNYSKSQWLSFLSDWSVSTTKAQAQLATTASVE, from the coding sequence ATGAGAATTTTCACCACATTTGTTATCAGTTTAAGTCTACTATTGAGTAGTATTGCCACGGCAAATACTTCTGCTCCTGTTATAACGCCAAACTTACCCGCTTACAGCAAAATATATGATGATCAACGTGACCCCTTTAAGGATGCAGCCGCGGCACTTACTTTAGCGCAAGAAACCAATCGCCAAGTATTGATTGAAATAGGCGGTAACTGGTGTAGCTGGTGCCATAAAATGGATGCCTTTCTTGCTAAAAACCCTGATGTCTATGAAGCATTACATAGCCAATATGTTTTACTCAAAATAAGTGTCAGTGACAGTAATGAAAATAATGATTTTATGAAATCACTGCCGCCAGTACTGGGTTACCCACATATGTATGTATCAACGGCACAAGGAAAAATGATTTTATCTAAAGATACCGCAGAGTTGTTGACTGGAAATAACTATTCAAAATCACAATGGTTAAGTTTTTTAAGTGACTGGTCTGTTAGTACAACCAAAGCGCAAGCACAGTTAGCAACAACAGCGTCTGTAGAATAA
- the rph gene encoding ribonuclease PH, whose protein sequence is MRPSGRTLGQIRPVTITRQFTTHAEGSVLIEFGDTKVICTATVEVGVPRFLKGQGKGWVTAEYGMLPRSTHTRMRREAASGKQSGRTLEISRLIARALRAAVDLKALGENTISVDCDVIQADGGTRTAAITGACVALVDALNYMRAKDIIKTNPLKHMIAAVSVGIYKGEPVADLDYPEDSAADTDMNVVMTDTGKLIEVQGTAEEEPFSFEEMQAMLELAKNGINELFDLQKAALS, encoded by the coding sequence ATGCGTCCAAGCGGCAGAACATTAGGGCAAATTCGCCCCGTAACTATTACTCGTCAATTTACTACTCATGCAGAAGGCTCAGTACTTATTGAGTTTGGCGATACTAAAGTAATTTGTACTGCGACCGTTGAAGTTGGCGTACCACGTTTCTTAAAAGGCCAAGGTAAAGGTTGGGTTACTGCTGAATACGGTATGTTACCTCGCTCTACACATACACGTATGCGTCGCGAAGCTGCTTCCGGCAAGCAAAGTGGTCGTACGTTAGAGATTTCTCGCTTAATTGCTCGTGCATTACGTGCAGCAGTTGATTTAAAAGCCTTAGGCGAAAATACCATTTCAGTTGATTGTGATGTTATTCAAGCTGATGGTGGTACACGTACCGCTGCTATTACCGGTGCTTGTGTTGCGCTAGTTGATGCACTTAACTATATGCGTGCTAAAGATATTATTAAAACTAATCCACTTAAGCATATGATTGCTGCAGTATCTGTTGGTATTTATAAAGGCGAACCCGTAGCAGATTTAGATTACCCAGAAGATTCAGCTGCTGATACCGATATGAATGTTGTTATGACAGATACCGGTAAGCTTATTGAAGTACAAGGTACGGCTGAAGAAGAACCGTTTAGCTTTGAAGAAATGCAAGCGATGCTTGAGTTGGCTAAAAATGGTATCAACGAATTATTCGACCTACAAAAAGCAGCATTAAGCTAA
- a CDS encoding GMC family oxidoreductase, with the protein MSYDICIIGSGAGASPIAHQLSKAGAKVLVLEKGPWLTEKEFFKDELTISIHDAYNPKLTDEQHVIEEEYFDENDKPFWQGEKTSDSGWSWWNGNVVGGSSNFMSGYFHRLKPIDFRLKSEFGAISGANVEDWPISYDELEPYYAKVEREVGVSGRVVEHPHQEPRSTDFPYPPIAELPMSSWIDKAAQKIGYHAIPVPRAILSKPAMGRRSCEYSGYCSSYGCASGAKGSGRAALLNNAVASGNCTIQANAKVYKIATDKQGEITGVHYYDKIGRKKSVTAKIYVVACQAVETSRLLLASTGEKFPQGLANNNGQVGKNLLFSGGGTGQGDFNYADLSDKQVGELKQVGPFINRALQDWYQIADKSFTGANAKGQAKGGTIDFLFHQNPIARARGTQWGSDQNGDDKLLWGEDLKQSLKTEFTSYKTLRFEVFNDWLPTDDCFVSLDNEVTDQWGDPVAKVRIGYHDHDLEVGEYLSKKAEKLLEALGAKNVSSSVSGYPSTNLMAGGCRFGNDPKTSVLNKTCQAHEVDNLYVTDGSFMPTGGSVPYTFTIYANAFRVADKIKAHWLTLKS; encoded by the coding sequence ATGAGTTATGACATTTGCATCATTGGTAGCGGCGCTGGTGCCTCCCCTATTGCCCATCAGTTATCAAAAGCGGGAGCTAAAGTATTAGTCCTTGAAAAAGGCCCTTGGTTAACTGAAAAAGAGTTCTTCAAAGATGAACTGACCATTAGTATTCATGACGCTTACAACCCAAAGCTAACTGATGAGCAACATGTCATTGAAGAAGAATATTTCGATGAAAATGATAAACCTTTCTGGCAAGGTGAAAAAACCAGTGATTCTGGCTGGAGTTGGTGGAATGGCAACGTTGTCGGTGGTTCTTCAAACTTCATGAGTGGTTACTTTCATCGCTTAAAACCCATTGATTTTCGCTTAAAATCTGAGTTTGGTGCTATTAGTGGTGCCAACGTCGAAGATTGGCCGATTAGTTACGACGAACTCGAACCTTATTATGCCAAAGTAGAGCGTGAAGTGGGTGTCTCGGGTCGTGTGGTGGAACATCCACATCAAGAGCCACGCTCAACAGACTTCCCCTACCCGCCTATTGCCGAATTACCGATGTCTTCTTGGATAGATAAAGCAGCTCAAAAAATTGGCTATCATGCCATTCCTGTACCCAGAGCCATTTTGTCAAAACCCGCCATGGGCAGACGCAGTTGTGAATATTCTGGTTACTGCAGCAGTTATGGCTGTGCTTCAGGTGCTAAAGGTAGTGGTCGAGCAGCATTATTAAATAACGCAGTGGCATCAGGTAATTGCACCATTCAAGCCAATGCAAAAGTCTATAAAATTGCCACTGATAAACAAGGTGAAATTACCGGCGTGCACTATTACGATAAAATAGGCCGTAAAAAATCAGTAACCGCCAAAATATATGTGGTGGCTTGCCAAGCAGTAGAGACTTCTCGTTTATTACTGGCCTCAACAGGTGAGAAATTTCCACAAGGTCTCGCCAACAATAACGGCCAAGTTGGTAAAAACTTGCTCTTTAGTGGCGGTGGCACCGGACAAGGTGACTTTAATTATGCAGATTTATCAGACAAACAAGTCGGTGAATTAAAACAAGTAGGTCCTTTTATTAATCGCGCCTTGCAAGATTGGTATCAAATAGCGGATAAAAGCTTTACTGGTGCCAATGCTAAAGGACAAGCTAAAGGCGGCACTATCGACTTTTTGTTCCACCAAAATCCCATCGCTAGAGCACGCGGAACGCAGTGGGGCTCAGATCAAAATGGTGATGATAAACTGCTGTGGGGCGAAGATTTAAAACAAAGTTTGAAAACAGAGTTTACCAGTTATAAAACGCTGCGCTTTGAAGTGTTTAATGATTGGCTGCCAACTGACGATTGTTTTGTCAGCTTAGATAACGAAGTAACAGATCAATGGGGCGATCCGGTAGCCAAAGTCCGCATTGGCTATCATGATCATGACCTTGAGGTGGGCGAATACTTATCTAAAAAAGCAGAAAAGCTACTCGAAGCCTTAGGTGCAAAAAATGTCTCTTCTTCAGTGAGTGGCTATCCTTCAACAAACTTAATGGCTGGTGGTTGTCGCTTCGGCAATGATCCTAAAACCTCAGTGCTTAATAAAACCTGCCAAGCCCATGAAGTTGATAATTTATATGTTACTGATGGCTCCTTTATGCCAACTGGTGGCAGCGTACCCTACACTTTTACTATTTATGCTAACGCCTTTCGGGTTGCTGATAAAATAAAAGCACATTGGTTAACCCTGAAAAGCTAA
- a CDS encoding YicC/YloC family endoribonuclease: MIYSMTAFSRIEIKGDWGNAVWEIRSVNQRFLETYFRLPEQFRGIEPVLRERFRKQLNRGKVECNLRFNANPANKSELALNENLALQLIQHANWINEQTLNSKVNPLEVMRWPGVMEAPESDMSAIQAELLAAFDQALKDFIAARASEGENLKAMIEQRLDAIASEADKVAAHMPDVIAWQRNRIIEKFTDAKIDLDSGRVEQELVLLAQKMDVAEELDRLNSHVTETKKILKKGGAQGRRLDFMMQEFNREANTLGSKSINTDITASAVELKVLIEQMREQIANIE, translated from the coding sequence ATGATCTACAGCATGACCGCATTCTCTCGCATTGAAATTAAAGGCGATTGGGGCAACGCCGTTTGGGAAATTCGCTCAGTTAATCAAAGGTTTCTTGAAACCTATTTTCGTTTGCCAGAACAATTTCGTGGCATAGAGCCTGTTTTACGTGAGCGTTTCCGTAAACAACTTAATCGCGGAAAAGTAGAATGTAACTTACGTTTTAATGCCAACCCTGCAAATAAAAGCGAATTAGCGCTTAATGAAAATTTGGCGCTGCAACTCATTCAGCATGCTAATTGGATTAATGAGCAAACACTAAACAGCAAAGTAAATCCTTTAGAAGTAATGCGCTGGCCTGGTGTGATGGAAGCACCTGAAAGCGATATGTCTGCCATTCAAGCTGAATTACTTGCTGCTTTTGATCAAGCGCTAAAAGACTTTATTGCTGCTCGTGCCAGCGAAGGTGAAAACCTAAAAGCTATGATTGAACAACGCCTTGATGCAATAGCTAGCGAAGCTGATAAAGTAGCAGCGCATATGCCAGACGTCATTGCTTGGCAGCGTAATCGCATTATCGAAAAATTCACCGATGCTAAAATCGATTTAGACTCGGGCCGTGTTGAGCAAGAGTTAGTTTTATTGGCGCAAAAAATGGATGTTGCCGAAGAGCTTGACCGTTTAAACAGCCATGTCACTGAAACGAAGAAAATATTGAAAAAAGGTGGCGCACAAGGTCGTCGTTTAGATTTCATGATGCAAGAGTTTAACCGCGAAGCAAATACCCTAGGCTCAAAATCGATTAATACCGATATCACGGCAAGCGCTGTTGAATTAAAAGTACTAATCGAACAGATGCGTGAGCAGATCGCGAATATCGAATAA
- the pyrE gene encoding orotate phosphoribosyltransferase produces the protein MKDYQREFIEFAIEKQVLRFGEFTLKSGRVSPYFFNAGMFKTGGDLARLGRFYAATLMDAKIDFDLVFGPAYKGIPIATTTTVALYDHHNVDVPYCFNRKEAKTHGEGGSLVGAELEGKIMLVDDVITAGTAIRESMEIIKAHGAQLSGVLIALDRQEKGQGQLSAIQEVERDFGTQVAAIVTLGDVVTYLEEKLEGKVANQPELAENLASIKKYRLNYGI, from the coding sequence ATGAAAGATTATCAACGCGAGTTTATTGAATTTGCGATAGAAAAACAGGTATTACGCTTTGGTGAGTTCACCTTAAAGTCTGGCCGAGTGAGTCCTTACTTTTTTAATGCGGGTATGTTCAAAACCGGCGGTGATTTAGCGCGTTTAGGTCGTTTTTATGCGGCTACGTTAATGGATGCAAAAATTGATTTTGATTTAGTATTTGGTCCTGCTTATAAAGGCATTCCAATTGCGACTACGACGACGGTTGCGCTGTACGATCACCACAATGTAGATGTGCCTTATTGCTTTAACCGTAAAGAAGCAAAAACTCATGGTGAAGGTGGTTCATTGGTGGGCGCAGAGCTTGAAGGTAAAATCATGTTAGTTGATGATGTTATTACCGCAGGCACAGCCATTCGTGAATCAATGGAAATTATTAAAGCACATGGTGCCCAGCTTTCGGGTGTATTAATTGCCCTAGATCGTCAAGAAAAAGGCCAAGGTCAACTTTCAGCAATTCAAGAAGTTGAACGCGATTTTGGTACACAAGTGGCGGCAATTGTTACCTTAGGTGATGTAGTGACCTATCTAGAAGAAAAGCTAGAAGGAAAAGTAGCAAACCAACCTGAATTAGCAGAAAACTTAGCAAGCATTAAAAAATATCGTTTAAATTATGGTATCTAA
- a CDS encoding gluconate 2-dehydrogenase subunit 3 family protein gives MTNDDKCTSFFDKNYQTPEFIENKKRQAQQGRRRFLKSAAGMGALASLPALSVSAKAQTSLNELLKTLVKTDPWLTLDATLNQLLPSSPTGPSASEIRATAYLYQVMTVQPTEQDEKDFILKGVGWLNGYANSEKSANFAQLSFADKEQLLRGISNSTAGQNWLNTLLGYIFQAMLSPASYGGNPDGIGWAWLEHQAGFPMPEKGQRYFELPTRARIDLISRVNYDAKRLASSRNKSHQGTKKS, from the coding sequence GTGACTAATGATGATAAATGTACATCTTTTTTTGACAAAAATTACCAAACGCCTGAGTTCATCGAAAACAAAAAGCGACAAGCGCAGCAAGGTCGACGTCGTTTCCTTAAGTCGGCCGCAGGTATGGGCGCATTAGCCAGCTTGCCAGCATTAAGTGTTAGTGCTAAAGCGCAAACATCTCTGAATGAGTTACTTAAGACCCTAGTTAAAACTGATCCTTGGTTAACACTTGATGCAACTTTGAATCAATTATTACCAAGCTCACCAACAGGTCCTAGCGCGAGTGAAATCAGAGCAACTGCTTATTTGTACCAAGTAATGACGGTACAACCAACAGAACAAGACGAAAAAGACTTTATCCTAAAAGGTGTAGGTTGGTTAAATGGGTATGCTAACAGTGAAAAGTCAGCCAATTTTGCACAGTTAAGCTTTGCCGACAAAGAGCAGTTACTTCGAGGGATAAGCAATTCTACAGCGGGACAAAACTGGTTAAACACCTTACTCGGCTATATTTTTCAAGCCATGCTTTCGCCTGCAAGTTACGGCGGTAATCCTGATGGTATTGGTTGGGCATGGTTAGAACATCAAGCGGGCTTCCCAATGCCTGAAAAAGGCCAACGTTATTTTGAATTGCCTACCAGAGCCCGTATTGATCTGATCAGCCGAGTAAACTACGACGCAAAACGCTTAGCATCGAGCCGTAATAAATCGCACCAAGGAACTAAAAAATCATGA
- a CDS encoding mechanosensitive ion channel family protein, with protein MTDPKTDKTETLTNTITDTAQQAVDLPAELLRHEIEQASAIYKIVIDFFTNYSFQLIGALLIFLLGFYVAGKIAKTVLRLCEKHKLDVTLSRFIASTTKMVVMVMISIMALSKIGISVTPFIAALGAISLGAGLALQGLLANYAAGFNIIIIRPFVVGDTIEVQGVTGIVKEVQLAYTIIQNEDSAEITIPNKHIVGEVVLNSRKDTLLKLSVGISYQDNPIEIVALVERTLAKLDIYTDEVRMQVGIDAFADSAINIGIRLWIPTTNLYAAKYSAYKAIYLAFEEEKITIPFPQQDIHLIEPKSLKQA; from the coding sequence ATGACAGACCCAAAAACCGACAAGACTGAAACCCTAACCAACACCATTACCGATACAGCGCAGCAAGCCGTCGATCTGCCTGCTGAGTTATTACGTCATGAAATTGAACAAGCGTCAGCAATTTATAAAATAGTTATCGACTTCTTTACCAACTATAGCTTCCAACTGATTGGTGCCTTACTGATATTTTTATTGGGGTTCTATGTTGCCGGTAAAATAGCTAAAACAGTATTACGTCTTTGTGAAAAACATAAACTCGATGTTACCTTAAGCCGCTTTATCGCCAGCACCACCAAAATGGTCGTGATGGTAATGATAAGTATCATGGCGCTGAGTAAAATAGGGATCAGTGTTACGCCATTTATTGCCGCGCTAGGTGCAATTTCATTAGGTGCAGGTTTAGCATTGCAAGGCTTATTAGCCAATTACGCGGCAGGCTTTAATATCATCATTATTCGCCCTTTCGTGGTTGGAGATACCATTGAAGTGCAAGGAGTTACGGGTATAGTTAAAGAAGTACAATTAGCTTATACCATCATCCAAAATGAAGATTCCGCTGAGATCACCATTCCCAACAAACATATTGTCGGTGAAGTGGTACTTAACTCAAGAAAAGATACCTTATTGAAACTCTCTGTTGGTATTTCGTACCAAGACAACCCTATCGAGATTGTAGCGCTTGTTGAACGTACTTTAGCGAAGCTTGATATATATACAGATGAAGTACGTATGCAGGTAGGTATTGATGCTTTTGCTGACAGCGCTATTAACATTGGTATTAGACTTTGGATACCCACTACCAACTTATACGCTGCCAAATATAGCGCTTATAAAGCGATTTACTTAGCGTTTGAAGAAGAGAAAATTACGATTCCATTCCCACAACAAGATATTCATCTTATTGAGCCAAAAAGCCTTAAGCAAGCTTAA
- a CDS encoding DM13 domain-containing protein encodes MAYKLLISSALVLCLTACGSDSSTSEAPITPEPALPEVSTYTGQFFDSAVAGLNYKTTSQSGQTNQLGKFQFQGKESIIFSIGGIELPSTVANLYLTPLDIYQTQDTNQIEVVNLLRLLQSLDADGDASNGIEIEESVHQLAANLTIDFSASDFEQQVADLVSKSGAVNQALISATMAIDHFKLTLNEIGQNNLSSCTKEHEKIGHTGFFSTFAHNVSGKATIIDDCTIEISQFSYDGGGPDVYFYGAIDHEYTSVDAFPMGQKLNGKIYNNARIFIKLPQNKSLDDLNGLSVWCTEFEANFGQVEFTP; translated from the coding sequence ATGGCTTATAAATTACTAATATCTAGCGCGTTAGTTCTGTGTTTAACCGCTTGTGGCTCTGATAGTAGCACCAGTGAAGCGCCCATAACGCCAGAGCCTGCACTTCCTGAAGTATCAACCTATACCGGTCAATTTTTTGATTCCGCAGTTGCTGGACTCAATTATAAAACGACCAGTCAAAGTGGACAAACCAACCAACTTGGTAAGTTTCAGTTTCAAGGTAAGGAAAGCATTATCTTCTCTATTGGGGGGATTGAACTTCCTAGTACTGTTGCCAACCTCTATTTAACACCGTTAGATATATATCAAACCCAAGATACCAATCAAATAGAAGTGGTTAACTTATTGCGACTTTTGCAAAGCCTTGATGCTGACGGCGATGCCAGTAATGGCATCGAAATAGAAGAGTCGGTTCACCAATTAGCCGCCAATCTGACTATTGATTTTTCTGCCAGTGATTTTGAACAACAAGTCGCGGATTTGGTAAGTAAAAGTGGCGCTGTTAACCAAGCACTCATTTCTGCAACAATGGCTATAGACCACTTTAAATTAACCCTCAATGAAATAGGTCAAAATAACCTTTCTAGCTGCACTAAAGAACACGAAAAAATTGGCCACACGGGTTTCTTCAGTACTTTTGCCCATAATGTCTCGGGTAAGGCAACAATTATTGATGACTGCACCATAGAGATTAGCCAATTCAGCTATGATGGTGGCGGACCAGATGTCTATTTTTATGGCGCTATTGACCATGAATATACCAGTGTAGATGCTTTTCCTATGGGGCAAAAACTTAATGGTAAAATCTACAATAACGCTAGGATATTTATTAAGTTGCCACAAAATAAAAGCTTGGATGATCTTAATGGGCTAAGTGTTTGGTGTACAGAATTTGAGGCTAACTTTGGCCAAGTGGAATTTACCCCATAA